The following are from one region of the Treponema denticola genome:
- a CDS encoding diphosphate--fructose-6-phosphate 1-phosphotransferase has protein sequence MNESTMQRLRYNYEPKIPKVFAEPLSLIKPEIGEATHAQSNQAELKEIFPHTYGMPIIRFVKGKSEVEHKPLKFGVILSGGQAPGGHNVISGLFDALKKGNANSKLYGFLRGPEGLVKGRYVEIKKALIDKYRNTGGFDIIGSGRTKIETEEQIESSIQNVKKLKLDALIIIGGDDSNTNAAFLAKYFIQAKLDTKVIGVPKTIDGDLKNQYIETSFGFDTATKLYSELIGNICRDVNSARKYWHFIKLMGRSASHIALECALKTQPNVCLIGEELAEKKVTLQQVTDYIVDIIVKRSQKGENFGVVLVPEGIIEFIPEMDELIEEINDIMAEKTSAFSKLKTFAGKKSWLQKHLSKKAFALFDNLPENISLQLLMDRDPHGNVQVSRIETEKLLIDLVTRKITEMKKEGTYNGKFSTYAHFFGYEGRSAFPSNFDSDYCYTLGFTAFLLALNGFSGYIASVKNLTDEVEHWLPCGVPLSMMMNMERRKGKMTPVIKKSVVDLNGKPFKTYEKNRDKWAVETLYRFPGAIQYFGDLEVCDIPTKTLLLEKGNLKEKRKKK, from the coding sequence ATGAATGAATCCACAATGCAGAGATTGCGCTATAATTACGAACCGAAAATCCCAAAAGTATTTGCGGAACCTTTGAGTTTGATTAAGCCGGAAATAGGAGAGGCTACACATGCACAATCTAATCAGGCGGAATTAAAAGAAATATTCCCACATACTTACGGAATGCCCATTATCAGATTTGTAAAGGGAAAATCGGAAGTAGAACATAAGCCCTTAAAATTCGGTGTAATTCTTTCAGGGGGACAGGCTCCCGGAGGTCACAACGTAATTTCCGGTCTTTTTGATGCCCTAAAAAAAGGTAATGCAAATTCCAAACTTTACGGATTTTTAAGAGGCCCTGAAGGTTTGGTAAAAGGGCGTTATGTCGAAATAAAAAAAGCCTTAATCGATAAGTACAGAAATACGGGCGGCTTTGATATAATCGGCTCAGGAAGAACAAAGATAGAAACTGAGGAACAGATTGAAAGTTCTATTCAAAACGTAAAAAAATTAAAACTGGATGCCCTTATCATAATCGGAGGAGATGATTCGAATACAAATGCGGCTTTTTTGGCAAAATACTTTATTCAGGCAAAATTAGATACCAAGGTTATAGGCGTTCCGAAAACAATAGACGGCGACTTAAAAAATCAATACATCGAAACTTCCTTCGGTTTTGATACTGCAACAAAACTCTATTCGGAGTTAATCGGAAACATTTGCCGAGACGTAAATTCCGCACGTAAATATTGGCATTTTATAAAGCTCATGGGACGCTCTGCAAGCCACATAGCCCTTGAATGTGCCTTAAAAACCCAGCCCAATGTCTGCTTAATCGGTGAAGAACTGGCCGAAAAAAAGGTTACCTTACAGCAGGTTACGGATTACATTGTGGATATAATTGTAAAAAGATCCCAAAAAGGCGAAAACTTCGGGGTTGTTTTGGTTCCGGAAGGAATTATAGAATTTATCCCTGAAATGGATGAATTGATTGAAGAAATAAATGATATTATGGCCGAAAAGACTTCAGCCTTTTCAAAGCTAAAGACCTTTGCAGGAAAAAAATCTTGGCTTCAAAAACACTTGTCCAAAAAGGCCTTTGCTCTTTTTGACAACCTTCCCGAAAACATTTCTTTACAGCTTTTAATGGATAGAGACCCCCACGGAAACGTTCAAGTTTCCCGCATTGAAACTGAAAAACTTTTAATAGATTTGGTTACCAGAAAAATAACCGAGATGAAAAAGGAAGGTACATATAACGGAAAATTCAGTACCTATGCTCATTTTTTCGGATATGAAGGGCGCTCTGCCTTTCCTTCAAACTTTGATTCGGATTATTGTTATACCTTGGGCTTTACGGCCTTTTTATTGGCACTTAACGGCTTTTCAGGCTATATAGCTTCGGTTAAAAACCTGACTGATGAGGTAGAACATTGGCTTCCTTGCGGCGTACCTCTTTCCATGATGATGAATATGGAAAGAAGAAAGGGTAAGATGACTCCGGTTATAAAAAAATCCGTAGTAGATCTAAACGGTAAACCTTTTAAAACCTATGAAAAAAATAGGGATAAGTGGGCTGTCGAAACCCTTTACCGATTCCCCGGAGCAATTCAATATTTCGGTGACCTTGAAGTATGTGACATACCTACTAAGACCCTCTTACTCGAAAAAGGAAATTTAAAAGAAAAGAGGAAGAAAAAATAA
- a CDS encoding lipoate--protein ligase — translation MKYIVNNSHDPEYNMAFEEYCFRNLPLENEEYVFLWSNSPTILLGKNQNTYQEINEKYINENGIKVVRRITGGGAIYQDLENLNFSFVTKTKGNEKIDFKKYYIPIVNALKKIGVDAELSGRNDVTIEGQKCIGASQSVWQGRVLSDGSILFNVEMEALSKALTVRKEKLESKGVKSVRSRVTNIKPYLKRDITVDQFKDELLKAIFEVENQEPVEYKLSEEELKGVMKIYEERFSRKEWNYGASPKAEYSHYERFPIGSIEVFFNVENMKINSLKIHGDFFGTADKAELEELLNGCEYSESVLTEKLRNTDLTPYFGSLEKKDFIGMFFK, via the coding sequence ATGAAATACATAGTTAACAATTCGCATGACCCCGAATATAATATGGCCTTTGAAGAGTACTGCTTTAGGAACCTCCCTTTGGAAAATGAGGAATATGTTTTTTTATGGAGTAACAGCCCCACTATTCTTTTAGGTAAAAATCAAAATACCTATCAGGAAATAAACGAAAAATATATAAATGAAAACGGTATAAAGGTTGTCAGACGTATTACAGGCGGAGGGGCCATCTATCAAGACCTCGAAAACTTAAACTTTTCTTTTGTTACAAAAACAAAGGGAAACGAAAAGATTGATTTTAAAAAATATTATATTCCGATTGTAAATGCTTTAAAAAAAATCGGAGTTGATGCAGAACTTTCAGGCAGAAACGATGTTACGATTGAAGGGCAAAAATGTATAGGGGCGTCTCAGTCGGTTTGGCAGGGACGGGTTTTAAGCGACGGTTCCATTCTTTTTAATGTGGAAATGGAAGCCCTTTCCAAAGCCTTGACTGTCCGAAAAGAAAAACTTGAATCTAAAGGCGTAAAAAGTGTCCGCTCAAGGGTAACAAATATAAAACCATATTTAAAACGCGATATTACAGTTGACCAATTTAAAGACGAACTTTTAAAAGCAATCTTTGAAGTTGAAAATCAAGAGCCTGTCGAGTATAAACTTTCGGAAGAAGAACTTAAAGGTGTTATGAAAATTTATGAGGAAAGATTTTCCCGTAAAGAATGGAATTACGGAGCCTCTCCAAAGGCAGAATATTCTCACTACGAGCGTTTTCCAATAGGCAGTATCGAAGTATTTTTTAATGTTGAAAACATGAAAATAAATTCTTTAAAAATTCACGGGGATTTTTTCGGTACAGCCGATAAGGCAGAACTGGAAGAACTTTTAAACGGCTGCGAGTATTCCGAAAGTGTTTTAACAGAAAAACTTAGAAACACTGATCTAACACCCTATTTCGGAAGTCTGGAAAAAAAAGATTTTATCGGAATGTTTTTTAAGTAA